Proteins from a single region of Pyrus communis chromosome 6, drPyrComm1.1, whole genome shotgun sequence:
- the LOC137737239 gene encoding uncharacterized protein: MASLQTHHYHLQLHRRCISSLTAPKLRNLRFPNLSLRFPASLPGKDRVFTLRGNGRGNDGIYSFCCVCRAGAEIEKVDGEEGSERPPFDINLAVVLAGFAFEAYSSPPDNVGRHEVDAADCKTVYLSESFIREIYDGELSVKLKKGLELPAMDPWGTSDPYVIMTLDGQVVKSKVKWGTKEPTWNEDFSFNIKLPPTKNLQVAAWDANLVSPHKRMGNASISLEDLCDGNLHEVLVELEGMGGGGKVLLEVNYKTFDEIDEAKKWWSRVPFVSDFLRKNGFEPAMKKMFAGSDTVQARQFVEYAFGQLKSFNNANLMKNLIASGDVNDTKGTGKSNSAGVSDVTSQMGSVAEGFLDNAGFNASSNVDESSIDNGGVENGHTPEPLKQVGEETQSDKNFWKKFANEINQNVAEKFGLPVPEKLKWDGFDILNRFGLQSREIAEASYIESGLATPEGLDVDKDKTTSSLSISMIQSSLPDIKKATRDLLKQTDSVLGTFMVLTAAVSESNTESNAVGTSETKVEDSSNVEDDALTDPTTEEIASARAAEEMKELFSSAESAMEAWAMLATSLGHPSFIKSEFEKLCFLDNATTDTQVAIWRDSARKRLVIAFRGTEQSRWKDLRTDLMVAPTGLNPERIGGDFKQEVQVHSGFLRAYDSVRIRIVSLMKLAIGYFDDIAEPLDKWHVYITGHSLGGALSTLLALELSSSQLAKRGLISVTMYNFGSPRVGNKVFAEIYNEKVKDSWRVVNHRDIIPTIPRLMGYCHVAQPVYLATGDLRNALGNMELSEDGYQADVIGEYTPDVLVGEFMKGEKELIEKILQTEINIFRSVRDGTALMQHMEDFYYITLLENVRSNYQVAARTLSEEQVNAKVS, from the exons CAACCTTCGATTCCCCAACCTTTCTCTGCGCTTCCCGGCTTCATTGCCCGGGAAAGATAGGGTTTTTACTCTCAGAGGAAATGGGAGGGGCAATGATGGAATTTACTCGTTTTGCTGCGTTTGCAGAGCTGGCGCTGAGATTGAAAAGGTTGATGGTGAGGAAGGAAGTGAGAGGCCtccttttgatattaatttggCAGTGGTTCTTGCAGGTTTTGCTTTCGAGGCCTACTCGAGCCCTCCT GATAATGTTGGAAGGCATGAAGTTGATGCTGCAGATTGTAAGACAGTGTATCTTTCAGA GTCATTTATACGTGAGATCTATGATGGCGAATTATCTGTTAAACTGAAAAAAGGTCTCGAGTTACCAGCCATGGATCCATGG GGAACAAGTGATCCATATGTAATTATGACATTAGATGGTCAAGTCGTAAAAAGCAAGGTTAAATGGGG GACAAAAGAGCCAACATGGAACGAGGACTTCAGTTTTAATATCAAGCTGCCTCCTACCAAAAATCTTCAG GTTGCAGCTTGGGATGCAAACCTTGTAAGTCCACATAAACGAATGGGGAATGCGAGCATCAGTCTAGAAGACCTTTGTGATG GAAATTTGCATGAAGTACTGGTGGAATTGGAAGGAATGGGAGGCGGTGGAAAAGTACTTTTAGAG GTCAACtataaaacttttgatgaaattgatgaGGCAAAAAAGTGGTGGAGTAGGGTCCCCTTTGTTTCCGACTTTCTCCGTAAAAATGGTTTTGAACCTGCTATGAAAAAAATGTTTGCTGGCTCGGACACTGTGCAAGCACGTCAATTTGTGGAATATGCTTTTGGGCAGCTAAAGTCATTCAATAATGCAAACCTTATGAAGAATTTAATTGCAAGCGGTGATGTGAATGACACAAAAGGCACTGGGAAATCTAATTCTGCTGGTGTGTCAGATGTGACTTCCCAGATGGGTAGCGTAGCAGAAGGTTTTTTAGATAATGCAGGCTTCAATGCAAGCAGCAATGTAGACGAGTCCAGCATAGATAATGGTGGTGTGGAGAATGGACATACCCCTGAACCATTGAAACAAGTTGGTGAAGAAACACAATCAGATAAGAATTTCTGGAAGAAATTTGCCAATGAAATCAATCAAAATGTTGCCGAGAAATTTGGTCTGCCAGTTCCAGAGAAATTAAAGTGGGATGGGTTTGATATATTAAACAGATTTGGTTTGCAGTCACGAGAGATAGCAGAAGCATCTTATATTGAATCAGGGCTTGCAACTCCAGAAGGCTTAGATGTTGATAAGGATAAAACAACTAGCTCACTTTCCATTAGCATGATTCAGTCTTCACTTCCAGATATTAAGAAAGCAACAAGGGATCTATTAAAGCAAACTGATTCTGTTTTAGGAACATTTATGGTTCTAACTGCTGCAGTATCTGAATCAAACACAGAATCAAATGCGGTAGGAACGAGTGAAACTAAAGTAGAGGATAGTAGCAATGTAGAAGATGATGCCTTGACTGATCCCACAACCGAGGAGATTGCTAGCGCACGGGCTGCAGAGGAGATGAAAGAACTCTTTTCTAGTGCAGAAAGTGCCATGGAGGCTTGGGCGATGCTTGCTACTTCTTTGGGACACCCAAGTTTCATAAAGTCCGAGTTTGAGAAACTATGTTTCTTAGATAATGCAACAACAGACACACAG GTGGCAATTTGGCGTGATTCTGCTCGGAAAAGACTAGTTATTGCTTTCAGGGGAACAGAACAG TCAAGATGGAAGGACTTGCGAACAGATCTGATGGTAGCTCCTACTGG GCTAAATCCAGAAAGAATAGGCGGAGACTTCAAACAAGAAGTTCAA GTTCATAGTGGTTTCTTAAGGGCATATGATTCTGTCAGGATAAGGATCGTCTCTCTCATGAAATTGGCAATTGGTTATTT TGATGATATTGCTGAGCCGCTGGACAAATGGCATGTTTATATAACGGGTCATAGTCTAGGTGGTGCATTGTCGACCCTCCTGGCTCTTGAACTTTCCTCAAGTCAGCTAGCAAA GCGTGGACTGATTTCTGTGACCATGTATAACTTCGGATCTCCTAGGGTTGGTAACAAAGTATTTGCCGAAATTTATAACGAG AAAGTCAAAGATAGCTGGAGAGTTGTAAACCACAGAGACATCATCCCTACAATCCCCCGCCTGATGGGATACTGCCATGTAGCTCAACCTGTTTACCTAGCAACAGGAGACCTAAGAAATGCCTTG GGAAATATGGAGCTCTCTGAAGATGGTTACCAAGCTGATGTGATTGGGGAGTACACACCAGATGTACTTGTCGGTGAATTC ATGAAGGGTGAGAAGGAGCTTATCGAGAAAATATTACAGACCGAAATAAACATATTCCGTTCAGTCAGAGATGGGACTGCACTTATGCAGCACATGGAGGATTTTTACTACATCACATTACTAGAG AATGTGAGATCGAATTACCAAGTTGCAGCAAGGACGCTGTCCGAAGAACAAGTGAATGCGAAAGTTAGCTGA
- the LOC137738157 gene encoding uncharacterized protein: MGGFASKKRGNLSERNVGGLRDKVRSIQEEMSGMVCERKKESAAYERDMMVFAFKEAEWKQEKKKMREEVKMLRKVVEEKEERIRGMEDCGGVVVMGGGNVNKSGDGGGGENSSKEWEVLLGSVFLAEQMREERARRDETVEKWKQLYLAIKVELDDLIQRTHCGNGLYWKAEEEDIVEELKRELKAKEEMIASLKSKIASMEHEHFKKEREIDILRQSLRIISCKKTMHAPKNVSRDSQLVKLKQARKL; encoded by the exons ATGGGCGGGTTTGCGAGCAAGAAGAGGGGTAATTTAAGTGAGAGAAATGTTGGTGGGTTGAGAGATAAGGTGAGGAGTATTCAAGAGGAGATGAGTGGGATGGTGTGTGAGAGGAAGAAGGAGAGTGCGGCATATGAGAGGGACATGATGGTGTTCGCATTCAAGGAGGCTGAGTGGAAgcaggagaagaagaagatgagggaGGAGGTGAAGATGCTGAGGAAGGTtgtggaagagaaggaggaAAGGATTAGGGGAATGGAGGATTGTGGTGGGGTTGTGGTGATGGGAGGTGGGAATGTTAATAagagtggtgatggtggtggtggggagAATAGTAGTAAAGAGTGGGAAGTGTTGTTGGGGAGTGTTTTTCTGGCTGAGCaaatgagggaggagagagCAAGGAGGGATGAGACCGTGGAGAAGTGGAAGCAGCTTTATCTGGCTATTAAGGTGGAGCTTGATGATCTCATTCAGAGAACACATTGtg GAAATGGGCTGTATTGgaaggcagaggaagaagacatAGTAGAAGAGCTAAAGAGAGAGCTCAAAGCCAAGGAAGAAATGATTGCATCTCTAAAATCCAAAATAGCTTCAATGGAGCATGAACATTTCAAGAAGGAAAGAGAGATCGACATATTAAGGCAGAGCTTACGAATCATCAGCTGCAAGAAGACAATGCACGCCCCTAAGAATGTTTCTAGAGATTCACAGCTCGTGAAACTGAAACAGGCCAGAAAATTGTAA